A region from the Terriglobales bacterium genome encodes:
- the pstC gene encoding phosphate ABC transporter permease subunit PstC, giving the protein MNSPTLPEREPAGSASPAEPARLEVVSRVPRKLARRSRLADVLFHYGTVACCLSVLGIVALIVVELVVHSRLSQHTFGWRFFTGDNWDPVSGDFGALPFLYGTLVSSFLSLVLAVPLAVGVAIFITEMCPRLLRGLLSFLVELLAAIPSVIYGLWGIFVLAPLLRKVVQPWLAKYLGWTGLFTGPPYGIGMLAAGVILAIMIIPIIASITREVLTAVPQMQREAVLALGATRWEMIRTGVLRNARAGIVGGIILGLGRALGETMAVTMVIGNSAQIVKSLFAPGYTMASVLANEFSEATGDLYLSALIEIGLALFLVTIVVNILARLLVWTVTRGTPVSTRA; this is encoded by the coding sequence ATGAATTCACCTACGCTCCCTGAGCGCGAGCCGGCCGGGAGTGCCTCTCCGGCGGAACCGGCGCGGCTGGAGGTGGTGTCGCGGGTGCCGCGCAAGCTGGCGCGGCGCAGCCGGCTGGCCGATGTCTTGTTCCACTACGGCACCGTGGCCTGCTGCCTCTCGGTGCTGGGCATCGTGGCCTTGATCGTCGTCGAGCTGGTGGTGCACTCGCGGCTCTCCCAGCACACCTTCGGCTGGCGCTTCTTCACGGGGGACAACTGGGACCCGGTGTCGGGCGACTTCGGAGCCTTGCCCTTCCTCTATGGCACCCTGGTCTCCTCGTTCCTCTCACTGGTGCTGGCGGTGCCCCTGGCGGTGGGGGTGGCCATCTTCATCACCGAGATGTGCCCGCGCCTGCTGCGGGGCCTGCTCTCCTTCCTGGTCGAGCTGCTCGCCGCCATCCCCAGCGTGATCTACGGGCTGTGGGGGATCTTCGTGCTGGCGCCGCTGCTGCGCAAGGTGGTGCAACCCTGGCTGGCCAAGTACCTGGGCTGGACGGGGCTGTTCACCGGCCCGCCCTACGGCATCGGCATGTTGGCCGCAGGGGTGATCCTGGCCATCATGATCATTCCCATCATCGCTTCCATCACCCGCGAGGTGCTGACGGCGGTGCCGCAGATGCAGCGCGAAGCGGTGCTGGCGCTGGGGGCCACGCGCTGGGAGATGATCCGCACCGGGGTGCTGCGCAACGCGCGCGCCGGCATCGTGGGAGGCATCATCCTGGGGCTGGGCCGGGCCCTGGGCGAAACCATGGCGGTGACCATGGTGATCGGGAACAGCGCCCAGATCGTCAAGTCGCTGTTCGCCCCCGGCTACACCATGGCCAGCGTGCTGGCCAACGAATTCAGCGAGGCCACCGGCGACCTCTACCTGAGCGCGCTCATCGAGATCGGCCTGGCGCTCTTCCTGGTGACCATCGTGGTCAACATCCTGGCCCGCCTGCTGGTGTGGACGGTCACCCGCGGCACTCCGGTGAGCACCCGTGCCTGA